In Janibacter cremeus, a genomic segment contains:
- a CDS encoding DUF5703 family protein produces MPEYEFRTVTFPRGAARGAIRQELADHAEYGHWELHRKVVYLGGVQKAWLRRKIIRVPRPSHLPVRAR; encoded by the coding sequence ATGCCCGAGTACGAGTTCCGCACAGTCACCTTTCCACGGGGCGCCGCACGCGGCGCGATCCGTCAGGAACTGGCCGACCATGCCGAGTACGGCCACTGGGAGTTGCACCGCAAGGTCGTCTATCTCGGTGGCGTCCAGAAGGCATGGCTGCGCCGCAAGATCATCCGCGTCCCGCGGCCGAGCCACCTGCCCGTCAGGGCGCGCTGA
- a CDS encoding primosomal protein: MSDPRPALNQLIAALERHLEASSQRRGEDDPTVVAAYEDLADAFEAYDDALHDATGEMTPLVVVDEQFMVDDDSGDDSDEYDDDEDDQSYGGLDDEDYDEDDTVR, encoded by the coding sequence ATGAGCGACCCGCGCCCCGCCCTGAATCAGCTGATCGCCGCCCTCGAGCGACACCTCGAGGCCTCGTCCCAGCGCCGTGGCGAGGACGACCCCACCGTCGTCGCCGCCTACGAGGATCTCGCCGATGCCTTCGAGGCCTACGACGATGCCCTCCACGACGCCACGGGGGAGATGACACCACTCGTCGTCGTCGACGAGCAGTTCATGGTCGATGACGACTCGGGTGATGACTCGGACGAGTACGACGACGACGAGGACGACCAGTCATACGGTGGACTCGACGACGAGGACTACGACGAGGACGACACCGTGCGCTGA
- a CDS encoding class I adenylate-forming enzyme family protein, whose product MPRFASTVPAVLRQRVEESPDAVLVYFEGESLTYAHADTQSDHVAAGLLARGIGRGDRVAIAATNSPKWLLLYLATAKIGAVLVTLNVAYREREFTYMLGHSGARMLVCDTESAGFDFVPFIQALRPEIPTVEQIVFLGEEETEWKSLLAADTANDHVLNAEQQVQPSDPAIILYTSGTTGLPKGATLTHASLLASAAGQVERFDQSSSDVILGVLPFNHVGGVTCTITSSLVAGGGFSLLPRFHPDLVRRAMRETPISMFVGVPTMYKMILASGSPTRADEVRLCVVGGANLEPSLAKQVQTTFPNARLANLYGLSETSGACAISPASDSLEMVGRSIGIMLGNFEGRIVNDDREPLAVGEVGEFEVRGDCVAAGYWEMPDETSATFHDDGWLSTGDVASMTEDGHVMLVARKKEMYVRGGFNVYPAEVENVLASHPTVEMSAVIGMPDDTFGETGLAFVVPASDKSVDPSELLELCERTLAAYKVPSRIEVVESLPMTPAGKIRKVALKPTNGQ is encoded by the coding sequence ATGCCCCGGTTCGCGTCCACCGTTCCTGCCGTTCTGCGCCAGCGTGTTGAAGAGTCTCCCGATGCTGTTCTGGTGTATTTCGAGGGCGAATCGCTGACCTACGCGCACGCGGACACTCAGTCCGACCACGTGGCTGCAGGTCTTCTGGCACGGGGTATCGGTCGTGGTGACCGTGTGGCCATCGCCGCCACAAACTCCCCGAAGTGGCTTCTCCTCTACTTGGCGACCGCCAAGATTGGTGCGGTCCTGGTCACTCTGAACGTCGCCTACCGGGAGCGTGAGTTCACCTACATGCTCGGCCACTCGGGAGCCCGGATGTTGGTCTGCGACACCGAGTCCGCTGGCTTCGACTTCGTGCCATTTATCCAGGCCCTGCGTCCTGAGATTCCGACAGTCGAGCAGATCGTCTTTCTGGGCGAGGAAGAAACGGAGTGGAAATCACTGCTCGCGGCTGACACCGCGAATGATCACGTTCTGAATGCCGAGCAGCAGGTTCAGCCTTCCGATCCGGCCATCATCCTCTACACCTCGGGAACGACCGGCCTGCCAAAGGGCGCGACTCTCACGCATGCGAGCCTGCTTGCCTCGGCGGCCGGGCAGGTCGAGCGCTTCGACCAGTCCTCCTCGGACGTGATCCTCGGCGTGCTGCCCTTCAACCACGTGGGCGGAGTCACCTGCACGATCACCTCCTCTCTCGTTGCAGGCGGTGGCTTTTCCCTGCTCCCGCGGTTCCACCCCGATCTGGTCCGACGAGCCATGCGGGAAACCCCCATCTCGATGTTCGTTGGCGTGCCGACGATGTACAAGATGATCCTTGCCTCCGGAAGCCCCACCAGGGCCGATGAGGTCCGACTGTGTGTCGTTGGTGGGGCCAACCTCGAGCCCTCCCTGGCGAAGCAGGTGCAGACGACGTTCCCCAACGCACGTCTGGCCAACCTGTACGGGCTGTCGGAGACTTCCGGTGCGTGCGCGATCTCTCCCGCCAGCGACTCGTTGGAGATGGTCGGACGCTCGATCGGGATCATGCTCGGCAACTTCGAGGGCCGCATCGTCAACGACGACCGCGAACCACTCGCTGTCGGCGAGGTCGGTGAGTTCGAAGTCCGAGGGGACTGCGTGGCTGCCGGCTACTGGGAGATGCCCGACGAGACCAGCGCCACCTTCCATGACGATGGCTGGCTCAGCACGGGCGATGTCGCCTCGATGACCGAGGACGGCCACGTGATGCTCGTCGCGCGAAAGAAGGAGATGTACGTCCGCGGAGGATTCAACGTCTACCCGGCCGAGGTGGAGAATGTCTTGGCAAGCCACCCCACGGTCGAGATGTCTGCAGTCATTGGCATGCCCGACGACACCTTCGGCGAGACCGGACTTGCGTTCGTCGTGCCCGCCTCCGACAAGAGCGTGGACCCGTCGGAGTTGCTCGAACTGTGTGAGCGCACCCTAGCCGCGTACAAGGTCCCCAGCCGCATCGAGGTCGTTGAGTCACTGCCGATGACTCCCGCAGGAAAAATCCGCAAGGTAGCCCTCAAACCAACCAATGGGCAGTAG
- a CDS encoding alpha/beta hydrolase family protein, with the protein MHAEEITFTGTGGETLVGTLDRPDKVPEGYALMAHCFTGGRNHHATRRVARELCERGLAVLRFDFTGLGDSGGRFAGSTFSSNVSDIVRAADWMRSEHGAPQLLVGHSLGGAAVIPAAPQIPEVAAVATVGAPSDPVHVTHLFEGVLDEVEREGRADVVLGGRHLKVSQAFVDDLQAFNPMGATAALERPLLVMHSPQDEVVELDNARNIFRAARHPKSFIALDGADHLLRRAADSRRVAQLVAAWADPYLPETFTPAVD; encoded by the coding sequence ATGCACGCCGAAGAGATCACGTTCACGGGTACGGGCGGCGAGACGCTCGTCGGGACCCTCGACCGCCCCGACAAGGTGCCCGAGGGCTACGCCCTGATGGCCCACTGCTTCACCGGGGGACGCAACCACCACGCGACGCGCCGGGTCGCGCGGGAACTGTGCGAGCGAGGTCTGGCGGTGCTGCGTTTCGACTTCACCGGGCTCGGGGACTCCGGTGGTCGCTTCGCGGGGTCCACCTTCTCCTCCAACGTCTCGGACATCGTCCGCGCCGCTGACTGGATGCGCTCCGAGCACGGCGCCCCACAGCTGCTCGTGGGCCACTCGCTCGGCGGGGCAGCCGTGATCCCGGCGGCCCCGCAGATCCCCGAGGTGGCCGCCGTGGCCACGGTCGGGGCACCGTCCGACCCGGTCCACGTGACGCATCTCTTCGAGGGGGTTCTCGACGAGGTCGAGCGCGAGGGCCGCGCCGACGTCGTCCTCGGGGGCCGGCACCTGAAGGTCTCCCAGGCCTTCGTCGACGACCTGCAGGCGTTCAATCCCATGGGCGCGACAGCCGCCCTCGAACGCCCGCTGCTGGTCATGCACTCGCCGCAGGACGAGGTCGTGGAGCTGGACAACGCCAGGAACATCTTCCGCGCGGCCCGGCACCCGAAGTCCTTCATCGCCCTCGACGGCGCCGACCACTTGCTGCGACGGGCCGCCGACTCCCGCCGAGTCGCCCAGCTGGTCGCCGCGTGGGCCGACCCCTACCTGCCCGAGACCTTCACCCCTGCGGTCGACTGA
- a CDS encoding SCO1664 family protein, giving the protein MGRDATLDDGDLVVLGRHPSASNIVTVAEIRRDDLAPVTVAYKPIAGERPLWDFPDGSLAAREVAAARIDALGGFDLVPETLLRDGPLGPGSVQRWIGRASVQAPSPVVVTAPQAVPEGNLVVLAGEDEGGAPVVLSHPDLPRLRSMAVLDAVLNNSDRKGGHILVQGDRLWGIDHGVSLHAEPKLRTVLWGWAGDALTQEDTHRLQRLAAALAEDSVESQLLALITSEELAALRHRTSELLDSGIHPQPAPGWPAIPWPPL; this is encoded by the coding sequence GTGGGCCGGGACGCCACGCTCGACGACGGTGACCTCGTCGTCCTCGGACGTCATCCCTCGGCGAGCAACATCGTGACGGTCGCGGAGATCCGTCGCGACGACCTCGCGCCGGTGACGGTCGCGTACAAGCCGATCGCCGGGGAGCGACCCCTGTGGGACTTCCCCGACGGTTCCCTCGCCGCGCGTGAGGTCGCGGCAGCGCGGATCGACGCCCTGGGCGGCTTCGACCTCGTCCCGGAGACCCTGCTGCGCGACGGGCCACTCGGGCCCGGGTCGGTGCAGCGGTGGATCGGGCGGGCGAGCGTGCAGGCGCCCAGCCCGGTCGTGGTGACGGCTCCGCAGGCGGTGCCCGAGGGCAACCTCGTCGTGCTCGCCGGGGAGGACGAAGGGGGCGCTCCCGTCGTCCTCTCCCACCCCGACCTGCCGCGACTGCGATCGATGGCCGTGCTCGACGCGGTGCTGAACAACTCCGACCGCAAGGGCGGGCACATCCTCGTGCAGGGCGATCGGCTGTGGGGGATCGACCACGGGGTGAGCCTGCACGCCGAGCCGAAGCTGCGCACGGTGCTGTGGGGCTGGGCCGGCGATGCACTGACCCAGGAGGACACCCACCGCCTGCAGCGGCTGGCCGCAGCGCTGGCGGAGGACTCGGTCGAGAGCCAGCTGCTCGCCCTGATCACGTCCGAGGAACTGGCGGCGTTGCGGCATCGCACGAGCGAGCTGCTGGACTCCGGGATCCACCCGCAGCCCGCACCCGGCTGGCCGGCGATCCCGTGGCCACCGCTGTGA
- a CDS encoding CorA family divalent cation transporter — translation MIVDQARYRDGRRLPCSDIGEELEAIRSQESSDFLWIGMKDPSTETFARVSDALHLHPLAIEDSVTGDQRPKIERYGDGYFIALRPLRYVESTSDVESGELMLFLGENYVVTIRRGEATPLAGLRSRLEQAPEMLGHGPWGVFHAIIDLVVDTYLAVEDELQKDLEDIESRVFSPDERVGSEEIYALKREVLEFKRAALPLQRPLAQLVGPSTPVPSEEQRLLFRDVNDHLSLVIDNTESQDRLLTDALSAHLSQVGVQQNQDMRKISAWAAMAVLPTMIAGIYGMNFQHMPELDASVDIGGHQIYYGYPLVLLLMISACTLLFRSFKRSGWL, via the coding sequence GTGATCGTCGACCAGGCCCGCTACCGCGACGGACGTCGCCTGCCCTGCTCCGACATCGGTGAGGAGCTCGAGGCCATCCGCTCCCAGGAGTCCTCTGACTTCCTGTGGATCGGGATGAAGGACCCCTCGACCGAGACCTTCGCCCGGGTCTCCGACGCGTTGCACCTGCACCCGCTGGCGATCGAGGACTCGGTCACCGGGGACCAGCGGCCCAAGATCGAGCGTTACGGTGACGGGTACTTCATCGCCCTGCGACCGCTGCGCTACGTCGAGTCGACGTCCGATGTGGAGTCCGGTGAGCTGATGCTCTTCCTCGGCGAGAACTACGTCGTGACGATCCGACGCGGGGAGGCCACTCCCCTGGCCGGCCTGCGCAGCCGTCTCGAGCAGGCCCCCGAGATGCTCGGGCACGGTCCGTGGGGCGTCTTCCACGCGATCATCGACCTCGTCGTCGACACCTACCTCGCGGTCGAGGACGAGCTGCAGAAGGACCTCGAGGACATCGAGTCCCGTGTCTTCTCCCCGGACGAGCGCGTGGGCAGTGAGGAGATCTACGCCCTCAAGCGCGAGGTCCTGGAGTTCAAGCGGGCCGCACTCCCCCTGCAGCGCCCGCTGGCGCAGCTCGTGGGTCCCTCGACCCCGGTGCCGAGCGAGGAGCAGCGCCTGCTCTTCCGTGACGTCAACGATCACTTGTCGCTCGTCATCGACAACACCGAGTCGCAGGACCGGCTGCTCACGGACGCGCTCAGTGCCCACCTGTCACAGGTGGGCGTGCAGCAGAACCAGGACATGCGCAAGATCTCGGCGTGGGCGGCGATGGCGGTCCTACCGACGATGATCGCCGGCATCTACGGGATGAACTTCCAGCACATGCCCGAGCTGGACGCGAGCGTCGACATCGGGGGCCACCAGATCTACTACGGCTACCCATTGGTCCTGCTGCTGATGATCTCCGCCTGCACCCTGCTCTTCCGCTCCTTCAAGCGGTCGGGTTGGCTCTGA
- a CDS encoding DUF3090 domain-containing protein — translation MSLVEFNPPERFIVGTVGPPGQRTFFLQASDGDRRMQLALEKVHAQVLAERVGELLDQVAGLEATVAAAAAAADNAPLDTPIEEDFRVSALALSWDEDRRVVIIEAHDQDPDEVEDGSVVNTLRASLSPAQARAFARRCETVVHAGRPACPFCGGPVDADGHICPRANGYKR, via the coding sequence ATGAGCCTCGTCGAGTTCAACCCGCCCGAGCGCTTCATCGTGGGCACGGTGGGGCCGCCCGGGCAACGAACCTTCTTCCTCCAGGCCAGCGACGGCGACCGCCGGATGCAGCTGGCCCTGGAGAAGGTGCACGCCCAGGTGCTCGCGGAGCGCGTCGGCGAGCTGCTCGACCAGGTCGCCGGCCTCGAGGCGACCGTCGCCGCAGCCGCCGCGGCAGCGGACAACGCGCCCCTGGACACGCCCATCGAGGAGGACTTCCGGGTCAGCGCGCTCGCGCTGTCTTGGGACGAGGACCGACGTGTGGTCATCATCGAGGCGCACGACCAGGACCCCGACGAGGTCGAGGACGGCTCCGTCGTCAACACCCTGCGGGCATCGCTGTCGCCGGCGCAGGCGCGTGCCTTCGCCCGGCGGTGCGAGACCGTGGTGCACGCCGGCCGGCCGGCCTGCCCCTTCTGCGGTGGCCCGGTCGACGCCGACGGCCACATCTGCCCCCGCGCCAACGGCTACAAGCGCTGA
- a CDS encoding MSMEG_4193 family putative phosphomutase, which produces MAYCILIRHGRSTANTQGVLAGWLPGIGLDDTGREQAAALVDRLAGTPFVHLASSPLQRCLETSEPLAAAHGLTVQVHEGIGECRYGAWTGRPIKELAEEPLWRDVQDRPSEATFPSSDDYPGESIAQMSARAVAAVAEIDAAVTAEHGPHAVWGALSHGDVIKSVLAHAVGTPLDHFQRLHVDPASVSVIHFTDTRPMLLRTNDTGTSTLQPPRPKDASTAGDATVGGGTGLGSQS; this is translated from the coding sequence GTGGCCTACTGCATCCTCATCCGACACGGCCGGTCCACGGCCAACACCCAAGGCGTGCTCGCCGGCTGGCTGCCGGGCATCGGTCTCGACGACACCGGCCGCGAGCAGGCCGCTGCGCTCGTGGACCGACTGGCGGGGACCCCCTTCGTCCACCTCGCGTCCAGCCCGCTGCAGCGGTGTCTGGAGACGAGCGAGCCGCTCGCGGCAGCCCACGGGCTGACCGTGCAGGTGCACGAGGGGATCGGCGAGTGCCGGTACGGTGCGTGGACCGGCCGGCCGATCAAGGAGCTCGCCGAGGAGCCGCTCTGGCGTGACGTCCAGGACCGACCGAGCGAGGCGACCTTCCCCAGCAGCGACGACTACCCCGGCGAGTCGATCGCGCAGATGTCGGCACGGGCCGTCGCCGCCGTCGCGGAGATCGATGCGGCGGTGACCGCCGAGCACGGACCGCACGCGGTGTGGGGCGCGCTCAGCCACGGCGACGTCATCAAGTCCGTCCTCGCGCACGCGGTGGGCACCCCCCTCGACCACTTCCAGCGCCTGCACGTCGACCCCGCGTCGGTGTCGGTCATCCACTTCACGGACACCCGACCCATGCTCCTGCGCACCAACGACACCGGCACCTCCACGCTGCAGCCGCCGAGGCCGAAGGACGCGTCCACCGCGGGCGACGCCACGGTCGGGGGCGGCACCGGGCTAGGGTCGCAGTCATGA
- a CDS encoding M20/M25/M40 family metallo-hydrolase: MSEIPPQAGGAPTAPEQEVVDICRELLQIDTSNYGPGQDGPGEREAADYVVGLLREVGLEPQVFESQERRTTVSVRIPGADRDRGALCIHGHLDVVPAHAEDWTHPPFDAVEADGCLWGRGAVDMKDMVAMMLASVRHLARTGTVPPRDLLFVFFADEEAGGVLGSQFMVREHPEVFEGVTEAISEVGGYSVTVEDAKGDPRRAYLLQTAEKGIAWLHLRAKGTAGHGSVPTSDNPIVHLAEAIARIDAHKWPREFIASVRGLLDGLSEVTGVGYSDEDAEELLERIGTAAGFVRGALQDTANITMLDAGYKHNVIPQDATAALDCRFLPGHQDDLMATIRELAGEHVDVEIGHMDTSLESPFEGALVERMKSALLAEDPGVAILPYCLSGGTDNKALSTIGVTGYGFAPLRLPADLDFAPMFHGIDERVPLESLEFGARVLWRLIEDC; encoded by the coding sequence ATGAGTGAGATTCCCCCGCAAGCGGGAGGTGCCCCCACGGCGCCCGAGCAGGAGGTCGTCGACATCTGCCGCGAGCTGCTGCAGATCGACACGAGCAACTACGGCCCCGGGCAGGACGGGCCCGGCGAGCGGGAGGCCGCCGACTACGTGGTCGGCCTGCTGCGCGAGGTGGGGCTGGAGCCGCAGGTCTTCGAGTCGCAGGAGCGACGCACGACGGTCTCCGTGCGTATCCCCGGCGCCGACCGCGACCGCGGTGCTCTGTGCATCCACGGGCACCTGGATGTCGTCCCGGCCCACGCCGAGGACTGGACGCATCCCCCCTTCGACGCGGTCGAGGCGGACGGCTGCCTCTGGGGCCGCGGGGCCGTGGACATGAAGGACATGGTCGCGATGATGCTCGCGAGCGTGCGACACCTCGCGCGCACCGGCACCGTCCCGCCGCGGGACCTGCTCTTCGTCTTCTTCGCCGACGAGGAGGCCGGGGGAGTGCTCGGCAGCCAGTTCATGGTCCGGGAGCACCCCGAGGTCTTCGAGGGCGTCACCGAGGCGATCAGCGAGGTCGGCGGGTACAGCGTGACCGTCGAGGACGCGAAGGGGGATCCCCGCCGGGCCTACCTGCTCCAGACCGCAGAGAAGGGCATCGCCTGGCTGCACCTGCGGGCCAAGGGCACCGCAGGCCACGGGTCGGTGCCCACCAGCGACAACCCGATCGTGCACCTCGCCGAGGCCATCGCCCGCATCGATGCGCACAAATGGCCGCGCGAGTTCATCGCCTCGGTCCGTGGCCTGCTCGACGGGCTGTCCGAAGTCACCGGCGTCGGCTACAGCGACGAGGACGCCGAGGAGCTGTTGGAGCGAATCGGTACTGCCGCCGGCTTCGTGCGCGGCGCTCTGCAGGACACCGCCAACATCACGATGCTCGACGCCGGGTACAAGCACAACGTGATCCCGCAGGATGCCACGGCTGCGCTCGACTGCCGGTTCCTACCGGGCCACCAGGACGACCTGATGGCAACGATCAGGGAGTTGGCCGGCGAGCACGTCGACGTCGAGATCGGCCACATGGACACCTCGCTCGAGTCGCCCTTCGAAGGGGCCCTGGTCGAGCGCATGAAATCCGCCCTGCTCGCCGAGGACCCGGGGGTGGCGATCCTGCCGTACTGCCTCTCCGGCGGGACGGACAACAAGGCGCTGTCGACGATCGGCGTGACGGGCTACGGTTTCGCGCCGCTGCGGCTGCCCGCGGACCTGGACTTCGCGCCGATGTTCCACGGCATCGACGAGCGTGTTCCGCTGGAGTCGCTGGAGTTCGGCGCGAGAGTGCTCTGGCGCCTCATCGAGGACTGCTGA
- a CDS encoding MFS transporter gives MAAPLFTRGFIALSVAELGYFTAAGMALFALPLYVSGPLAGDEVAAGLAVGVFAISALVLRPFAGRLADSVGRRPLLLGGATVAAVCFALLPVSGTLASVLAVRLLAGLGEAAFIVAGFATLADLAPPERMGEALSYNSLGLYLGMALGPVLADALVREGGFAAVWVGAAGMAALAAAVASLVGETRVADTTLEEPHGFIHRPALGVLLGFLASLAAMGGFIAFVSLYATQLGLENASMGLFVFGGVVVLCRTVLARVPDRVPPLTLGAASLGAIAVGLTLAATVRHPAGLILGIVVMAVGAAFSTPAFFAATFATATSSERGVASATATAAIDLGLGIGPIALGLVASGWGIPWAFAAGGAIAALGAVWTLALRHRAGQRTVSSSS, from the coding sequence ATGGCCGCACCACTGTTCACCAGAGGATTCATCGCCCTGTCCGTCGCCGAACTGGGCTACTTCACGGCTGCGGGCATGGCCCTGTTCGCCCTGCCGCTCTACGTGTCCGGGCCCCTGGCCGGCGACGAGGTCGCAGCGGGCCTTGCGGTCGGGGTCTTCGCCATCTCGGCGCTGGTGCTCAGACCGTTCGCCGGTCGGTTGGCCGACTCGGTGGGGCGGCGGCCCCTGCTCCTGGGCGGGGCGACGGTGGCGGCCGTGTGCTTCGCCCTGCTCCCCGTCAGCGGCACCCTTGCGTCGGTGCTGGCGGTCCGGCTGCTGGCCGGTCTCGGAGAGGCTGCCTTCATCGTCGCCGGATTCGCGACGCTGGCGGACCTCGCCCCGCCCGAGCGGATGGGTGAGGCACTGTCATACAACTCTCTGGGGCTCTACCTCGGGATGGCCCTGGGACCAGTGCTCGCCGACGCCCTCGTGCGAGAGGGCGGGTTCGCCGCGGTGTGGGTCGGCGCAGCCGGGATGGCCGCTCTGGCGGCCGCAGTCGCCTCCCTCGTCGGGGAGACCCGCGTGGCGGACACCACCTTGGAGGAACCCCACGGCTTCATCCACCGGCCCGCGCTGGGGGTCCTCCTGGGGTTCCTGGCCTCACTGGCAGCGATGGGTGGATTCATCGCGTTCGTGTCGCTGTACGCCACGCAGCTCGGGCTCGAGAACGCCAGCATGGGGTTGTTCGTCTTCGGCGGCGTCGTCGTGCTGTGCCGCACGGTTCTGGCCCGAGTCCCGGACCGGGTACCACCGCTGACCCTCGGCGCCGCCTCACTCGGGGCAATCGCTGTGGGCCTGACGCTGGCCGCCACCGTGCGCCATCCGGCAGGGCTGATCCTGGGGATCGTCGTGATGGCCGTGGGAGCCGCGTTCAGCACCCCCGCGTTCTTCGCGGCGACCTTTGCGACCGCGACCTCCTCGGAGCGTGGTGTCGCTTCCGCAACTGCTACCGCCGCCATCGACCTCGGGCTGGGGATCGGGCCGATAGCCCTTGGTCTGGTGGCGTCGGGGTGGGGTATTCCGTGGGCCTTCGCCGCCGGGGGTGCCATCGCGGCACTCGGCGCCGTCTGGACCCTGGCCCTTCGCCATCGCGCCGGTCAGCGCACGGTGTCGTCCTCGTCGTAG